CCTGCCAGAGCTGACAATTTGGATTTTGGGGTAAAATTTTGGTGCAAAAAAGGAAAAGATTGCTTCTGAAACTTTTTTGGCAGAATTTTTCTTTTGGATTTTTAGAACAAAAATCTTTGATATCTTTATAAATTAAGCTTTTAACTTCAAGCCTTTTTTGTCTGATTTCAAACCATCTTTGACAAAGGGGACTTGAAGAGGAAATTTTAGTGCAGTAAGTGTTTATATCCCTTTCGGATTTAATAGGAGATTTGTGAGAATCTTGGGCAGAAATACTCCCAAAAAAAAGACATAAAAGACCAAGACTTAAAAAAAGTTTTTTAACCATGGCAAAAAGATATTTGCAAAAAATATACCCTTTACAATTATATAAATTTGCTTCTTTGAAAGCCTAAGCTTACAAAAAAGTCAGTAATTTCCAACTAAATTGACGAATTTTTCTATAATTTTTTCTGTTGAAAGACCATATTTTTTTCTTAAAGTTTTAAGATCCCCCTGTTCAACAAAATGGTCAGGAAGACCCAGATAGCCAAACTTCACATATATCCCTTCTTCAAGAAGTAATTCAGAAACACTTGATCTTAGGCCCCCCAAAATAGAATTTTCTTCCACAACTAAGACTTTACCAGTTTTTTTGGCATATTCTAAAAGGAGCTCCCTATCTAAGGGTTTTAAAAATCTTACATTAATAACAGCTACAGAAAATCCTTTTTTTTCAAGCTCTTCTCCAGCCTTCAATGCAGGATAGCACATACTTCCTATAGCAAAGATAGCTCCATCTTTACCTTCCTTAAGCACTTCTGCCTTTCCCGATGGAATAAAGCTAAAGTTTTCATCTATCTTAACTCCTATGGCCTCACCTCTCGGATATCTTATGGCACAGGGCCCTTCATACTTAAGGGCACTAAAAAGGAGATTCCTGAGTTCTTTTTCATCCTTTGGAGCACAAATTATCAAATCGGGAATAGGTCTAAGATAAGAAAGGTCAAAGGCTCCATGGTGGGTTGGGCCATCCTCACCCACAAGACCTGCCCTATCAATGGCAAATATAACTTTGGCTTTATTTAGAGCTACATCGTGAATGATCTGGTCATAAGCCCTTTGTAAAAAGGTTGAATAAATAGCACAGACTGGAATAAAACCCTCCAAAGCAAGACCTGCTGCAAAGGTAACCGCATGTTGTTCACATATACCTACATCAAAGAACCTATCGGGATATTTTTGGGCAAACTTTTTTAACCCTGTTCCAGACTTCATGGCAGCGGTTATGGCAATAAGTCTTGGTTCAAGCTCCGCAAGCTTCACTAAGGTATCACCAAAGACCTCTGTATAAGAAGGTGGGGCTCCTTCGGATTTGAGAGGTCTTCCTGTTTCAAGGTTGAAAGGACCAATTCCGTGAAAGGTCTCTGGATCAGCTTCAGCAGGGGGATAACCTTTGCCTTTTTTAGTTACCACATGAAAGATAATAGGTCCCTTTAACTCTTTTAAATTTTTTAATATCTCAATCAGGGTATCCAGATCATGACCATCAACAGGCCCAACATATTCAAAATTAAGGGCTGTAAAAAGAGCTCCTGGTGTGACTGCCATTTTTAAGAGATCTTCGCCTTTTTTGAAGATATGAAGAAGATTGTCTCCTCCAGGTAGCCTGGGGACTATTTTTTCAATCTCTTTTTTTATAAATCGGGCAAGATTTCCGGTCATCCTTTTGGAAACAAAGCTTGATAGGGCCCCTACATTTGGTGAGATGGACATTTCATTATCATTAAGAATGATAAGAAGATCCTCTCGTAGATATCCAGTGTTATTAAGGGCTTCAAAGGCCATTCCTGCTGTGATCGAACCATCTCCAATGACCACTATGATTTTTCCCGTCTCTCCTTTAATTCTTCGGGCTACTGCCATTCCAAGACCAGCTGATATTGAGGTACTGCTGTGTCCGGTATCAAGCACATCATAAGGGCTCTCTGCTCTTTTGGGGAATCCGGCAAGGCCTTGGAAGGTTCTTAGGGTCTTAAAGGCATCCCTTCTCCCTGTGAGAATCTTGTGAGTATAACACTGATGACCCACATCCCAGATAATTTTATCTTTTGGGGTATCAAAGACATAATGGAGAGCAAGGGTAAGCTCCACAACCCCTAAATTTGGAGCAAGATGCCCCCCATTTTTGGATACCACATCAAGAATTAATTTTCTTATCTCCTCAGCAAGTAATTTAAGCTGAGAGGGCTTTAATTTTTTCAGATCCTCAGGACCTTCTATTTTAGAAAGTAAACTCATGTTAACTTATCCTCTGTAAGAGATAATGAGTTAAGATCTCTAAGAGTTCCCCCTTTTCCCCCAGGGGAGCTAAACTATCTATAGCCTCTTGAGTAGTTTTTTCAGCAAGCCTTTTTGTTTTCTCAAGACCAAAGAGAGAAGGGTAGGTGAGTTTCCCTTTTTTAAGGTCAGATTTAGCGGGTTTTCCCATCTGCTTTTCATCGCCAATAAGATCCAGAAGGTCATCAGTTATCTGAAAGAGAAGGCCAAATTTTTTTCCAAATCTGGATAGAATTTTAAGGGTCTTTGCAGGGATCCCAGCAAGGATAGCCCCGCTGACAAGAGAGGCCTCAATCAGGGCTACCGTTTTATGTTCATGAATCCATCTCAACAATTTTAAATTACCTTTTTTGCCTTCGGAGAGAAGGTCTGCCATCTGTCCACCAACCATGCCCTGAAGTCCTGAGGCCTTAGCAATATAATTAATCGCCTTCAAAAGGACCTTGGGATTAATCTTTTTTACTACCTCTGGATGAGTAAACCACTCATAGGCTAAGGCCTGAAGGCCGTCACCAGCTAAGATAGCGGTTGCTTCATCAAAAGCCTTATGACAGGATGGTTTCCCTCTCCTAAGGTCATCATTATCCATACAGGGCAGGTCATCATGAATAAGGGAATAGGTGTGAATACATTCTATACCACAGGCAAAGGGCAAGATCTCCTCAGATTTTTTGTCCCCAAGTTCATATCCCATAAGACAAAGAATGGGACGCAGTCTTTTCCCTCCGGCAGAGAGACTATAATAGGAGGCAGAGATTACTCTTTCTCCATAGGATCTCTCCTTAGGAAATAATTCCTCTAAAGTTTTTTCAATGAGGAAACGCTTCTCCTCTAAATAGGTCTTAAGTTTGTCAAAATTATCCATTTTTCAGTTTTTCCTTAGCGGAATCTAAATCTTCCAAAATAAAAGTATCTTTTTCTTTTAGAATTACTTCAACCTTAAGTCTTGCCTCCTTGAGGCGATTTTCACAAAGGTGAATGAGCTTGACTCCCTCTTCATAAAGAGCTATTGCCTTTTCAAGTTCAAGATCTTTTTGTTCAAGTTCTCTCAGAATCTCCTCAAGTCTATTAAGAGCTGATTCAAAGGAGAGTTGGCTAAGATCTTTAATACTCATTTTTTCACCTTTATGACCTCAGCATAGATTTTACCTTCGGCTAAGGTTATCTCAATGGAATTTCCAGTCATCACTTCTGTAGCAGATTTGATAATTTTCCCATCAGGTAAGATTTTAACGATACTATAACCTTTTTCAAGGATATTGTAAGGAGAAAGTGAAAAAAGGAGCTTTTTTAGACCTCTGAGTTTTTCTTCCTGTAAGGCAATCTTTTTTTCAGGATCATTGCTTTCAAGCCTCCTTTGTAGGCTTAAAAGAAGACCTTCTTTTCTTTGCAGGAGTGAGGTTACCTTCTGATAAAGGGAAAAGCTAAAGTCCCTTAAAAGTTTTTCTGTCTTTGAGAAAAGAAGGACTGGATTTTTTTCTTGGAGGGAGACCTGGTAGGACTTAAGGATTCCTTCTGAAGTAGTAAGCTTAAGGTCAAAGAGGTGATGGAGTTTTTTCTTTAAAATCTCTAAGCGTTCTAAAATCTCCCTTTTATCAGGAAAAATCTCTTGAGCAGCAGCTGAGGGTGTAGGAGACCTTTTATCTGCAGCAAGATCACAAAGGGTTAAGTCTATTTCATGTCCAACTGCCGAGACTATGGGAATCCGAGAGTCAAAGATACTAAGAATTAGCTCCTCTGTATAAAATGGTGCCAGATCTTCTGTTGACCCTCCTCCTCTTGTAATGACAATTAGATCTAAATCTGGAAAATAGGTATTCAAATCCTCAATAGCCTTAGATATTTCAAGATGAGCACCTTCACCTTGAACCTTTACAGGATAAAGAAGGATGTGAGCTCCCCAGCGAGCTTGACTTACTTTAAGAAAATCTTGCAAGGCTGCCCCAAAAAGAGAGGTTATAAGAGCAACCTTTTTAGGAAAGGGGGGAAGCCCTTTTTTTACTTCAGGGCTAAAAAAAGGCTTATACTTCTGCAATAAAAATTCCTTTCTAAGTTGGAGAAGTCCTATACCCAGGGGTTCAAGTTTGCGAATAATAAAGAAGACCTCTCCAGATCTGGGAAAAAGAGTAAGTTTCCCATAAGTAAGAACTTTCAAGCCCTCTCTTAGGAGCTCAGAAGCTATAAATTCCCTCTGATCCCTAAAAATTATTCCTTTGAGAGAGGCCTCCTCATCTACCAGATTGAGATAAAGGTTACCATTCTGGCTATGTCTTAAACTTGAGATTTCTCCTTCTATCCAGAGATAGGGAAAATTGTCATCCAGAAGTCCTTTTATTCTTTGAGAGACCTCTTTGACAGTCCAATAAAATTTTTCTTCCCATTGCCCTGAGGTAAAGTAATTTGTTTCCGGTCTCATCAATCTTAAATATAGGTTTATTTTAAAAAATAAAAAGCCCTTCAAAGGAGATTTTTGCATAAGTTCAGATCCTTACAAGAAAAAAGGGAGGGGTGGTAAAAGAGAAATTAGATATCTATACAATGGAGGCTTTACAAGTCTGAAAGTAACACAGGCAATCTTGCCTGTGGAAGTAAATTACACTCCAATCTGTGAAAGAAACACAGACAAGAATGTCTATACTACAACAGACCCACAAAAAATTCAAGAGGTTTAAAATTTTAAACCCCTACTATTTAGATTTTGCAGATTATTTATCCTTTCTCTCCGAAGGAAAATGGGTATGTGGAGAGATTTAATATGTGTTACGCCCTAAGAAAAAATTTTTTTTAAGTCTCAAAAGATATGGACGCAAACAATTCCTTTGCTTTTAGTGAAAAATGAGGCATAATAATAATGAATGAAGTGTCCTAAATGCAAAGAGCCAGAAACCAGAGTTATAGACTCGCGCATTATTGAAGATGGCTTTACTATTCGTAGAAGGAGAGAGTGTTTGAAATGTGGTTATCGCTTCACAACCTATGAAAAGCTTGAACTTGATATTGTGATTGTTAAGAAAGATGGAAGGAGAGAACCTTATAGCCGTGAAAAGCTCCTATCAGGTATTCGGAAAGCCTGTCATAAACGGCCTATAAGTGAAGAGACCATAAAAGCCTTTGTTAATGAGCTTGAGCTTGATTTGATTCAAAGAGGTGAGCGAGAGATACCTGCAAGTTTCCTTGGTGAGAGAGTTATGTCAGTCTTAAAGAAATGGGATAAGGTAGCTTATATCCGTTTTGCCTCGGTTTATAAGGATTTTCAGGATGTAGATGAATTTTTGCATAGTATTAAGGAGCTAAGTAATGAATGATCCTAAGGAGAGATTGATTTTTCCCCTTGATTTTCAGGAGCTCAAAGAGGCCCTTTTCTGGGTAGAAAGACTCTCCCCCTATGTGGGATTATTTAAAATAGGTCTTGAACTCTTTACTAAAGAGGGCCCAAGGGCTATTGAAGAGGTAAAGAAGAGAAGCACAGCCGGAATATTTCTTGATTTAAAACTTAATGATATCCCAAATACCATTGCTGGAGCAGTAAGGTCTGCATGCTCCTTAGGGGTGAGTTTTTTGACGGTGCACATTCTCTCTGGCCGAAAGGCTCTGGAATCAGCAGTAAAATCTGCAGAAGGTGGGCTTAAAATTCTCGGGGTAACCATTCTTACCTCTCTGGATAAGGCTGATCTGCTTGAGTTAGGTTTTAATGGAGAACTACTTTTTAATCTTGAGGATCTTGTTTTTAAATTTGCCCTCCTTGCTAAAACTACAGGGTGTGATGGATTAGTAACCTCACCCCGAGAGGTCAAAATATTAAAAGAGAGCTTTCCTCAGTTAATAACAATTGTGCCAGGAATTAGATTGGAATCTTCACCCAAAGATGATCAGCAGAGGACAGCAACCCCCTATGAGGCTATTCGAAGAGGTGCAGATTATTTAGTTGTGGGAAGACCCATAAGAGAAGCCAAAGATCCTGAAAAGGCCTTGGAATCAATTTTAAAAGATATTCAAAGGGCCCTTCAAGATTAGTATGCTTAAAAGAGCAGTTGTTGATTTACCTTTGCATACGGGAAGGTGTCCAGCCTGGCTCTTTGAGAAAATGAAGAGACTTAGCCGGGCTATAATGCTCATCATTTATCAGGAGTTTGGAAGAAAAGAGCTTCTTAAAAGGCTTTCCGATCCTTACTGGTTTCAGGCCTTGGGATGTCTTCTTGGCTTTGATTGGCATTCCTCAGGCCTTACTACTACTCTTTGTGGGGCTATAAAAAGCGGGCTTGAACCACATTTTAAGGAATTGGGCTTTTATATCTGTGGAGGTAAGGGTAAAAGAGCCCTTTCTACCCCCAAAGAAATTGAATTTTGGGGTGAAAAATTGGCCCTTAAAAGTGAAGCCTTTAAATATATAACCCTAAGCCGACTGATTGCAAGGATTGATAATAATGCCTTGCAAGATGGATTTAACCTTTATTTTCATACCTTTATTTTTACTGAAGATGGGGCCTGGGCGGTGATTCAGCAAGGAATGGATGAAAACTCCTGTTATGCCAGAAGGTATCACTGGTCAAGCGAAGAGGGTAAAGACTTTTTTTCAGATCCCCATACAGGAATCTTTTCAGTTCTAAAAAGGGAGGAGGTGTTGAATCTTGTTTCCTCAGATAGTAAAGAAATCAGAGCTTCAATGCTTCTAATACTTAAAGAGAATCTGTCTAATATTCTAAAAGAGATAAGGTCTTCTGAAAAACTTTTCTTTAAAAGGGCGCATCCCTTAGGATACGAAGATATACCTTTGAAGGTATTACCTAAGATTTGGGAAAGGACCTATGCAAATCCACCTCAGGATTTTAAAGACCTACTTTTAACCCCAGGCCTTGGAGCAAAAGCCTTAAGGGCCCTTACCTTAACAGCTGAACTTATCTTTGATGCTAAGGCCTCTCGTATAGATCCCCTTCACTATGCCTATGCCCATGGGGGTAAGGATGGTTATCCCTATAAAGTTAATCGTAGAATTTACGAAAATACTATAGCTGAACTTGAAGATATACTTCATAAGGCCCCTATTGCTACTTCTGAAAAAGGAGAGCTCTTAAAGAAGTTACCAAGTCTTTTTAGATAAGTAGTTAAAATTCTTTAAAATTCTGAAAATTTTTTATTTTTCAAGGCCTAAATTTTAGTTATTTTCTAAAGATAGACAATTTTTGCTCTTGACTTTTAAATTATTTTTTAAAAAATTTTCCCTTAAGGAGGGGGGGATAATTTTGGATATCTGGGATTATTTAAAGGAAAAACAGAAGTTTATTTATAAGCACTGGTTAGAATCTTTCTGGGACTCCTTTGGTGAAAGTTCAGCCTATTTAAAACGCGAGGCAGATCAGTTTACCAATCCTTTTGCTTATCATGTGGAGGAATGTTTTAAAGGGATCCTTAAATCTATAGTAGAGGAATTTGATTGGGAGGTAATTGATCCTTTTCTTGATCGATTAGCTCAAATCAGGGCTGTTCAGGAAGGAGTTCCCTCAAAGGCTGTAAAATTTTTAGTAGATCTAAAGGGCATTATTCGTGAAAATTTTGGTGAAGACATTTTGAAAATATTTGGGCTTGAAGCCTTTTTGAGACTTGAAGATAGAATAAATTCTCTTTTAATAAGATATATTGATTTTTACCAAAAGTATCGGGAGAGATTATTTGAGATTCGTTTAGATGAGTTTAAAAGGAATAATTTTCTTCTTTTAAAAAGAGCAGGGTTAGTGGTTGATCAAAATATAGAAGATCCTTTTTCTATAGAAAAAAAACATTGAGTGAGGGGAGTGGCTTATGAACTTAGTATTTAGTATCCTTATGCTTATCATTTTAATCCTTATCCCCGTGATAGGGGTAGGGGCTCTTGGCCTTAATAGTTTATTTGCTATTTTTATTCCCTATTTGGGATTTGCTCTCTTCTTTTTTGGTTTGATTTATCGCATGATAGATTGGGCCCGCTCTCCACAACCTTTTAAAATTCCCACTACCTGTGGTCAACAGAAAAGTCTTTCCTGGATTAAAAGAAGCAGGCTTGAATCACCAGCTACCACTTGGGAAGTTTATTTAAGAATGTTTTTTGAGGTCTTTCTATTCAGGTCACTCTTCAGGAATCTAAGGGCAGATTTTGATGGAAAGCGTCTCATCTATGGATCAGCTAAATGGCTCTGGCTTGGAGCTATTTTATTTCATGTATCATTTTTGATTATTTTAATCAGACACCTTAGATTCTTTGTTTATCCAGTTCCCGGGGTTATAACAACTATTGATTTTGTTGATAGTTTCTTCCAGCTGGGTCTTCCTCCTATTTATCTAACAGACGCATTAATTCTTGCAGGACTCGGCTTTCTTCTTTTGAGGAGGCTTATTGATGCTAAGGTAAATTATCTATCCTATGCCTCAGATTATTTTCCCCTCTTATTAATTATTACTATTGCTGCTACAGGTATCTTGATGAGGCTTTATATTAAACCCGATTTATATGCTATAAAACAATTAGCTTATGGACTTGCCACCTTTAATCCTGTCATGCCTGAAGGAAAATTAAGTCTTCTCTTTTATATTCATCTCTTTCTTGTTAGTTCATTAGCAGCCTATTTTCCCTTTAGTAAGCTTGTGCACATGGTTGGTGTCTTTTTTAGTCCCACAAGAAATATGGCTAATGATAACAGGATGAAAAGACATGTTAATCCCTGGGATTATCCTGTTAAATATACCACCTATTGTGATTGGCAGGAAAAGTTTAGAGATGTTATGGAAGAGGCTGGAATTCCCATTGATGATGAATGGTGTAAAGAAACTCAAAAGCAGGCCTAAGGAGGAGGAAAGAGATGAGTAAACTTCCCAAACCAGATGAATTACTCAAGGATTTGGATTTACATAAAACACCTGAAAAGCATTGGATGGATATTGCGCCTGAATTTAAGCCAGGCAAGTTTTGTTATGCTGTTGAGCCTCAAGTTATGGAAGATCTTGGAAGGCCCCATCTTGGAAAATGGCAACCTTATGATGAAAAATGGCCCTTACCTGATGATTGGAAAGAGCGTATTTTAAAGGGAATTCGTGATCGCATGGAAAGATTTAGATCCTTCAAGCTTTTTATGGATATATGTGTGAGATGTGGGGCTTGTGCTGATAAATGCCATTATTTTCTTGGATCAGGCGATCCAAAAAACATGCCTGTTTTAAGAGCAGAACTAATTAGATCCATTATTAAGGGAGAATTTTCCTTTTTTGGTAAGCTCTTTGGAAGAATGGCTGGGGCTCGTCCTTTAACTGAAGAGGTCTTAAAAGAATGGTTTTATTATTTTTATCAGTGCACTGAATGTAGAAGGTGTTCTGTTTTTTGCCCTTATGGAATTGATACGGCAGAAGTTACTATAATAATGAGAGATCTTTTACACGAGCTTGGTATAGCTACAGACTGGGCAATGAAGCCAGTAAGATTTTCTCATTTTATAGGTAATCATATCGGACTTCAGCCTCATACTATAAAAGAAAATATAGAGTTTCTATTAGGCGACATAGCAGAGATTACAGGATTAAATATAGAAGTTCCAATAAATAAGAAAGGAGCTGAAATCCTTTTTGTTACTCCCTCTGCAGATTTTTTTGCTGATCCAGGTATATATACCTTTATGGGGTATGTTCTTTTATTTCATCACATTGGTCTTGATTATACTATTAGTACCTATGCCTCAGAGGGAGGAAATTTTGGATTTTTTAATGCTGTAGAACTGGCTAAAAAACTTCATGCTAAGATTTATGAAGAAGCCAGGAGGCTTAAAGTAAAATGGATCCTTGGTGGAGAGTGTGGTCACATGTGGAGGGTCTGGCATCAGTATCATAATACTTGGTTTGGACCCTTTAATTACATGGATATTCCAAGATCTCCAATAACTGGAACAGTCTTTGAACATGCTAAGGACAATAAAATAGTGCATATCTGTGAGTTTACAGCAGATCTTATAGCACATGGGAAACTTAAATTTGATCCTTCCAGAAATGATCATGTAATTGTTACATTCCATGATTCATGTAACACTTCCAGGGGTATGGGAATCTTTGAGGAGCCCAGATTTATCTTAAAGAATGTCTGCAATAATTTTGTAGAGATGCCTGAAAACACCATTCGAGAAAAGACCTTTTGCTGTGGAAGTGGTTCTGGTTTAAATGCAGACGAATATATGGAGATGAGAATGAGAGGGGGGTTCCCACGAGCCAATGCTGTGCAATATGTAAATCAGAAATATGGAGTAAATACAATGGCTTGTATATGTGCTATTGATAGGGCAGTATTGCCCACTCTTATGAAATATTGGGTTCCCGGAGTGGAAATAGCAGGAGTTCATGAGTTAGTTGGAAATGCCCTGATAATGGAGGGTGAAAAGGAAAGAACAACCGACCTCAGATATAGACCACTAAAAGGAATGGAAGAGGAGGTATAAGTCATGTATAATACAGGGAAAGTTCTTTTGGGAATAATTGTTTTTATATGCTTTTTTGCTATTCCTTTTTGGTTGAATTTAGGTAAGGTGTCTGCTCTTCCAAAGCCCGAATTACCAAAAGATGAAAAAAAATGTATTGAAGATGTCCAGTATATGAAGGCGTATCACATGAAATTACTGGATAAGTGGCGAAAAGAAAAGGTGCGAGAAGGAAATATTAATTATATAAATAATGAAGGAAAAATATATAAAATGAGCTTACAGAGAACTTGTATGAAATGCCATACAAGTAAAGAGAAATTTTGTGATAGATGCCATACAACATTGGTAACACACCCTGATTGTTGGGATTGTCATATAGCTCCTGAGGAGGTTAAAAAATGGCAATAAAAAGGAGAGATTTTTTAAAAATTCTTGGGGTTGGAGGCATATCCACTATAGGAGTGGCTGGTATTGGCAGTCTTTATTCAAGGGCTGAGGTAGAAGTTGTTCCCCATACACCCCCGCAAGGGGCATTGAAAGCTAAAAGATGGGGAATGGTGATTGATGTGAGAAAGTGTATAGAATCTGGAGAAGAATGTATCAAAAATTGCGAGGCAATTCAAGCTTGTCATTTAACCCACAATGTGCCAAATATACCGGATAAAAAAAAGGAAATTAAATGGATCTGGATAGATAATTTTGAGCATGCCTTTCCTGATTTAAAAGATCAAAAAATTGTTGAACACCTGAGTAGATTCCCCTTTTTCCTTTTATGTAATCACTGCGAAAATCCTCCCTGTGTGCGTGTTTGCCCTACTAAAGCGACCTTTAAAAGATCAGATGGGATAGTTATGATGGATTTTCATAGATGTATTGGATGTCGTTTCTGTATGGCTGGTTGTCCTTATGGTTCAAGATC
This window of the Caldimicrobium thiodismutans genome carries:
- the dsrO gene encoding sulfate reduction electron transfer complex DsrMKJOP subunit DsrO — translated: MAIKRRDFLKILGVGGISTIGVAGIGSLYSRAEVEVVPHTPPQGALKAKRWGMVIDVRKCIESGEECIKNCEAIQACHLTHNVPNIPDKKKEIKWIWIDNFEHAFPDLKDQKIVEHLSRFPFFLLCNHCENPPCVRVCPTKATFKRSDGIVMMDFHRCIGCRFCMAGCPYGSRSFNWIDPRPYLTKVNPEFPTRKPGVVEKCLFCYERLDEGKIPACVEACKSQALIFGDLNDPESEINKILKERVSLTRKPELGTNPSVFYVI